A portion of the Rhodopseudomonas sp. BAL398 genome contains these proteins:
- a CDS encoding HAD family hydrolase: MSAILFDLDGVLIDSWEAVESAFLAASTELSVDGAARLGDFRARMGMPLEAIVDQFGFPQAFPACFRHHARAHDHKTRAFPGVAAMLHAIRQSARIGVVTGKDRPRTLMLLESTGLARYVDAVVSASDAPGKPRPEGLWLCEQRLGAAALAFIGDTAIDLLAAHNAGRTAVLASWGGGPPVSARPGVIEIAAPGDVVALLRALDGEPQRQAAP, encoded by the coding sequence ATGAGTGCGATCCTGTTCGATCTCGACGGCGTGCTGATCGACAGCTGGGAAGCGGTCGAGTCCGCGTTCCTGGCGGCGTCGACCGAGCTCAGCGTCGACGGCGCGGCGCGGCTCGGCGATTTCCGCGCGCGGATGGGCATGCCGCTCGAAGCCATCGTCGATCAGTTCGGCTTTCCGCAGGCATTCCCGGCCTGCTTTCGCCACCATGCCCGCGCCCATGATCACAAGACCCGGGCATTTCCCGGCGTGGCGGCGATGCTGCACGCCATCCGGCAATCGGCCAGGATCGGCGTCGTCACCGGCAAGGACCGGCCGCGCACGCTGATGCTGCTCGAGTCCACCGGACTGGCCCGATATGTCGACGCCGTGGTCAGCGCCAGCGACGCGCCCGGCAAGCCGCGGCCCGAGGGACTTTGGCTGTGCGAGCAGCGGCTCGGCGCCGCGGCGCTGGCCTTCATCGGCGACACCGCGATCGACCTGCTGGCCGCCCACAATGCCGGGCGGACCGCGGTGCTGGCGAGCTGGGGCGGCGGACCGCCGGTGTCCGCGCGGCCCGGTGTGATCGAGATAGCTGCACCCGGCGACGTCGTAGCGTTGCTGCGCGCGCTGGACGGCGAGCCGCAGCGTCAGGCGGCGCCATGA
- a CDS encoding Gfo/Idh/MocA family protein has translation MMTASAPRLGLGICGCGWVVRSCYRPALAQCEALFAVVAVYDPQPEALRFAAQAWPAAKLCASRDALLAQRLDAVLVASPNARHLDDAVAALDAGISCLVEKPVVRGVHDAARLRAATRPSARLVSGVACRFRDDTQLWLDHVGQIGALRELDLLWSREHGVPAANWHLKRDHGWTGVFADLGYHLLDIAGAALHWRLAPLELLEASRTSRRSGGGAGWYKRQGEAELVQYDTDDHFDATLRLGDCRIRLRVSWIDDQPGDLVRLAARGPSGEAVLSGLFGFSDNRRDPDQQVMLRRDGEPFRRADFAPGPGLQLTAFEHLLGHFHRSVMGQIADQSDELLFVATLAGAMQAGAS, from the coding sequence ATGATGACCGCGTCGGCGCCTCGATTGGGCCTCGGGATCTGCGGCTGCGGCTGGGTGGTGCGTAGCTGCTATCGGCCGGCGCTGGCGCAATGCGAGGCGCTGTTTGCGGTCGTCGCGGTGTATGATCCACAGCCCGAGGCGTTGCGCTTTGCGGCGCAAGCCTGGCCCGCGGCAAAACTCTGCGCCAGCCGCGACGCACTGCTGGCGCAGCGCCTGGATGCGGTGCTGGTGGCGTCGCCGAATGCGCGGCACCTCGATGATGCGGTGGCGGCGCTCGACGCCGGGATCTCCTGCCTGGTGGAAAAGCCGGTGGTACGCGGTGTTCACGACGCCGCGCGGCTGCGCGCCGCGACGCGGCCGTCGGCCCGGCTGGTCAGCGGCGTCGCCTGCCGGTTCCGCGATGACACACAGCTGTGGCTCGACCATGTCGGGCAGATCGGCGCGCTGCGCGAACTCGATCTGCTGTGGAGCCGCGAGCACGGCGTGCCGGCGGCGAATTGGCATCTCAAACGCGATCACGGCTGGACCGGGGTGTTCGCCGATCTCGGCTATCACCTGCTCGATATCGCCGGCGCCGCTTTGCATTGGCGGCTGGCTCCGCTCGAATTGCTCGAGGCCAGTCGCACGTCGCGGCGCAGCGGCGGCGGCGCCGGCTGGTACAAGCGGCAAGGCGAGGCCGAACTCGTTCAATATGACACCGACGACCATTTTGACGCGACGCTGCGGCTGGGCGATTGCCGGATCCGGTTGCGGGTCAGCTGGATCGACGATCAGCCCGGCGATCTGGTGCGGCTGGCGGCGCGCGGGCCGTCCGGCGAGGCGGTGCTCAGCGGGCTGTTCGGATTCTCCGACAACCGGCGCGACCCCGATCAGCAGGTGATGCTGCGACGCGACGGTGAGCCGTTCCGGCGCGCCGACTTTGCGCCGGGGCCCGGATTGCAGCTGACGGCATTCGAACATCTGCTGGGGCATTTTCATCGCAGCGTGATGGGGCAGATCGCCGACCAGAGCGATGAGCTGCTGTTCGTCGCCACGCTGGCCGGCGCGATGCAGGCGGGGGCGTCATGA